In the Portunus trituberculatus isolate SZX2019 chromosome 21, ASM1759143v1, whole genome shotgun sequence genome, one interval contains:
- the LOC123507121 gene encoding retinol dehydrogenase 12-like, translating to MWAEVGAGVLMLVVGVRLLYRWQSGVCNSKASLEGKTVIITGASAGIGKEAAKDLVSRGARVIMACRNIDKAERAAAEVRASARGRGEAVVRHLDTSNLSSVRRFAEKILKEEDKLHILINNAGIVGPPTREMTEEGLELTMATNHYGHFLLTNLLLGLIKKSAPSRIVNLTSDSHDYVNKLNPDCLNFEHDYYSSMTAYGQSKLCNILFSLELTHKLEGTGVTANSVHPGCVCTEIFYKGKVTWFLWVCGKLFFVMGKDAKLGAQTIVHAAVSEELEGVSARYLVDCKEAKTTDLARSKKLARQLWEASEVDVKLQQEEKHY from the exons ATGTGGGCTGAGGTGGGCGCGGGCGTGCTCATGCTGGTGGTGGGCGTGCGTCTGCTGTACAGGTGGCAGTCAGGTGTGTGTAACTCCAAAGCGTCACTGGAGGGCAAGACTGTCATCATCACGGGAGcctctgcag GCATCGGCAAGGAGGCGGCGAAGGACCTAGTGAGCAGAGGAGCGCGTGTCATTATGGCCTGCAGGAACATAGACAAGGCGGAGAGGGCTGCTG CTGAGGTTAGGGCATCAGCGAGGGGCAGAGGCGAGGCAGTGGTGCGGCATCTCGACACCTCCAACCTCTCCTCCGTCAGACGCTTTGCCGAGAAgattctgaaggaggaggacaaactaCATAtcttg ATCAACAACGCAGGCATCGTTGGTCCCCCCACGCGAGAGATGACAGAGGAAGGGCTGGAGCTCACCATGGCTACTAACCACTATGGCCATTTCCTCCTCACCAATCTGCTGCTCG GACTCATCAAGAAAAGCGCTCCAAGTCGCATCGTCAACCTCACGTCAGACAGCCACGATTACGTCAACAAGCTCAACCCGGATTGCCTCAACTTCGAGCATGACTACTACTCCTCAATGACAGCGTACGGCCAGTCCAAGTTGTGCAACATCCTCTTCTCCCTCGAGCTCACACACAAGCTGGAGGGAACAG gcGTGACGGCTAACAGTGTCCACCCCGGCTGTGTGTGTACGGAGATCTTCTACAAGGGAAAGGTGACTTGGTTCCTGTGGGTGTGTGGCAAACTCTTCTTCGTCATGGGAAAG GACGCCAAGCTCGGAGCGCAGACCATCGTTCACGCTGCTGTGTCTGAGGAGCTGGAGGGCGTCAGTGCTCGCTACCTGGTGGactgcaag GAGGCTAAGACGACGGATCTGGCACGGTCGAAGAAGCTTGCCCGACAGTTGTGGGAGGCCAGCGAGGTGGACGTTAAACtacagcaggaggagaagcacTACTAG